In Canis lupus dingo isolate Sandy chromosome 12, ASM325472v2, whole genome shotgun sequence, the following proteins share a genomic window:
- the DEFB114 gene encoding beta-defensin 114 yields the protein MKIFYYLLHFLCYVTFILPATCTLIDPDQCSNKFGHCRRRCFRGEKRIDICFLPNKICCIERLYDED from the exons ATGAAGATCTTTTACTATCTCCTCCATTTTCTGTGTTATGTGACTTTCATCCTACCAG CCACATGTACCTTGATAGATCCTGATCAGTGCTCAAACAAATTTGGTCACTGTAGAAGACGCTGCTTTAGAGGTGAAAAGCGAATTGATATATGTTTTTTACCAAATAAAATTTGCTGCATTGAGAGGTTATATGATGAAGActaa